One stretch of Muribaculum intestinale DNA includes these proteins:
- a CDS encoding ComEC/Rec2 family competence protein gives MRPPLSYVPALFPLVGFIAGMLVCEMAGYLWIPVVIISGVALIVARRRLPVWTLPLGGMLLFCGLGGADMSCNRLPDVNDDFLSRGQWSGEVLEISENDRGIHMVVRSDDTTGVVADMLVHTLHGVADGVVPGDIVSFHGTLDMPSNDKVTAGADYAGILARRGIVATGFSEEISVDGHYDSWRYLAWRMRREAASLLMRSSLSGETCQFLAAVIVGEDEWLSPDTREAFSAAGVAHVLALSGLHVGILVMILGFLLFPLGLLWDWRVRCGVVIAALWIYAFLSGMSESVTRAALMASMVCGGIILQRPYMSFNGMLVSALMILIVSPRQLWMPGFQMSYLAVGCILLVMPVVLPWVRRAPWCMRWLLLTIAISLSAMLGTGMIAMYYFDIFPVYFLLANIPVAMILPIVMAGGIAVMVCEAVGSDPVWLCSAVDGIYDVMLRWIELITSLPASAIYGVNITWYAMVSYYVTLCLGLVALWRRSVGWWISLAVMVLVTVFVGGVTSEEEEQWFIPHDAYFTTIICRMPSDGGDVSRSRVEMLTTAPDIAAESLRDEYAERYRKFVGHPTSAAEQSISIVRGNTVVLPACDGTTGRLVIVNHDSILSAPCYDGGIVDYALICRGYRGGWQTVVDSLRPCRILLSADIPKRRHMRMLDSILSCSQIPVISLRDVTLSSSDLPDIFKKIE, from the coding sequence ATGCGTCCTCCTCTGTCATACGTGCCTGCATTGTTTCCACTTGTTGGATTCATTGCAGGCATGCTTGTTTGTGAGATGGCCGGATACCTATGGATTCCTGTGGTGATAATATCGGGTGTAGCGCTTATTGTGGCAAGGCGCAGGTTGCCCGTGTGGACGTTGCCGCTGGGCGGGATGCTGTTGTTTTGCGGCTTGGGTGGGGCCGATATGTCGTGTAATAGATTGCCTGATGTAAACGATGATTTTCTGTCGCGCGGGCAATGGAGCGGAGAGGTACTTGAGATTTCGGAAAATGACCGTGGGATACACATGGTTGTAAGGTCGGATGACACGACAGGTGTGGTCGCCGATATGCTTGTGCATACTCTGCATGGTGTGGCCGATGGTGTGGTGCCGGGGGATATAGTGAGTTTCCACGGTACGTTGGATATGCCGAGCAATGATAAGGTAACGGCAGGAGCGGACTATGCCGGTATTCTTGCACGAAGGGGTATAGTGGCTACGGGGTTTTCTGAGGAAATCTCTGTTGACGGGCATTACGACAGCTGGCGCTATCTGGCATGGCGTATGCGTCGGGAGGCTGCGTCGCTGCTGATGCGCAGCAGTCTGTCGGGGGAGACGTGTCAGTTTCTTGCTGCTGTGATAGTGGGGGAGGATGAATGGTTGTCGCCTGATACACGCGAGGCATTCTCTGCGGCCGGTGTAGCTCATGTGCTTGCGCTAAGCGGACTGCATGTCGGCATTCTTGTAATGATTCTTGGATTCTTGCTATTTCCGCTTGGTCTGCTTTGGGACTGGCGAGTGCGATGCGGAGTGGTAATTGCCGCGTTGTGGATTTATGCCTTTCTTTCGGGGATGTCGGAATCGGTAACGCGTGCCGCTCTTATGGCTTCGATGGTGTGTGGCGGGATTATATTACAGCGTCCTTACATGTCATTCAACGGTATGCTCGTGTCGGCATTGATGATTCTGATTGTGTCGCCGAGGCAGTTGTGGATGCCAGGGTTTCAGATGTCTTACCTTGCTGTGGGGTGTATTCTGCTTGTGATGCCGGTGGTACTGCCGTGGGTCAGGCGTGCTCCATGGTGCATGCGCTGGTTGCTGCTGACAATCGCGATATCGCTGAGCGCGATGCTGGGCACAGGCATGATTGCGATGTATTATTTTGATATTTTTCCGGTCTATTTCCTTTTGGCAAACATACCGGTTGCTATGATTCTTCCGATAGTGATGGCAGGCGGAATTGCTGTCATGGTGTGCGAGGCCGTCGGTTCAGACCCTGTGTGGTTGTGTTCGGCTGTCGACGGTATATATGATGTGATGTTGCGCTGGATAGAACTGATTACCTCATTACCGGCTTCTGCCATATATGGCGTGAATATTACGTGGTATGCTATGGTTTCCTACTATGTTACTCTGTGTCTGGGGCTTGTTGCGCTGTGGCGGCGCAGTGTCGGGTGGTGGATATCCCTGGCCGTCATGGTGCTTGTGACTGTATTTGTCGGTGGTGTCACGTCGGAGGAGGAGGAACAATGGTTTATTCCGCATGATGCGTATTTTACGACCATAATATGCAGAATGCCATCAGACGGCGGCGATGTCAGTCGCAGTCGAGTGGAAATGCTCACTACCGCTCCGGATATAGCTGCAGAATCTCTGCGGGATGAGTATGCGGAACGTTATCGTAAATTTGTCGGCCATCCGACATCTGCCGCAGAGCAATCTATCTCGATAGTTCGCGGAAACACAGTCGTGCTACCGGCATGCGACGGTACTACCGGTCGACTTGTAATAGTGAACCACGACAGTATATTGTCTGCCCCGTGCTATGATGGGGGTATTGTCGACTATGCGTTGATTTGCCGCGGTTATCGTGGCGGTTGGCAGACGGTCGTCGATTCATTGCGCCCTTGCCGGATTCTACTTTCGGCGGATATTCCTAAGCGCCGGCATATGCGAATGCTTGATTCGATATTATCCTGCTCACAAATCCCCGTCATATCTTTGCGTGACGTCACTCTCAGTTCGTCTGACTTGCCCGACATATTTAAAAAAATAGAATGA
- a CDS encoding RNA polymerase sigma factor gives MANPDNQDIEALLLRRLKNGDVDAFALVYKLYFQRLYVYCRQFTKSAYGAEDIVQEVFAKLWVTGIQLLPTARCVACCSPSPEIIL, from the coding sequence ATGGCGAATCCGGATAACCAAGATATTGAGGCCTTACTTTTACGTCGTCTTAAGAATGGCGATGTAGATGCTTTTGCATTAGTATATAAGTTATACTTTCAGCGTCTTTATGTATACTGCCGGCAATTTACGAAATCGGCTTATGGCGCGGAAGATATTGTTCAAGAAGTATTTGCAAAGCTATGGGTAACCGGGATTCAATTATTGCCGACAGCACGTTGCGTGGCCTGCTGTTCACCATCGCCAGAAATAATCTTATAA
- a CDS encoding sigma factor-like helix-turn-helix DNA-binding protein yields MDYCNSIGREDTSTIEYAEFASRVEHIIDRLSPAQARVVRMSKLENLSNKEIAIRLGINEQSVKNHLSKGLKYVRYHISRMLIVISTVIMSCRL; encoded by the coding sequence TTGGACTATTGCAATTCAATCGGGAGAGAGGATACTTCGACGATAGAGTATGCTGAATTTGCCTCTCGGGTCGAACATATAATCGACAGGCTGTCTCCTGCGCAAGCTCGGGTTGTAAGAATGTCAAAACTCGAGAATCTGTCGAATAAAGAGATTGCCATAAGACTTGGCATTAATGAGCAGAGTGTAAAGAATCATCTGTCAAAAGGATTGAAATATGTACGCTATCATATAAGCCGGATGTTGATTGTCATTTCTACCGTGATTATGTCATGTAGATTGTAG
- a CDS encoding FecR domain-containing protein: MNKLTKSELEETRRQLESLSDNQLGHEIYDDRHEFEPAPGQEDVHAEAEVYRRLSTMLIKPSIRRHRLMVCAAVAAVALIVVLMAGSAYLYNRYNDIESLSTNVFTAATDRATVNLPDGSTIELNGNSSVSYTLSGFNSDTRRVEFNGEGYFDIVKDRTSEFIIESYGLEVTVHGTSFNLSVREEDGYA, encoded by the coding sequence ATGAACAAGCTCACGAAATCCGAATTAGAGGAGACGAGAAGGCAGCTCGAATCATTGTCGGACAATCAGCTTGGACATGAAATATATGACGACCGGCATGAATTTGAGCCTGCTCCCGGACAGGAAGATGTTCATGCCGAAGCTGAAGTTTACCGTAGGCTTAGTACGATGCTGATTAAACCGAGCATCCGGCGGCATCGTCTTATGGTTTGTGCAGCGGTTGCAGCGGTAGCTCTTATAGTTGTTTTGATGGCCGGGTCGGCATACCTGTACAATCGGTATAATGATATTGAATCATTATCTACTAACGTATTTACTGCGGCTACAGACAGGGCTACTGTAAACCTTCCCGACGGTTCGACTATCGAACTCAACGGCAACTCATCAGTGAGCTATACATTATCCGGATTCAATAGCGATACCCGTCGGGTTGAATTTAATGGTGAAGGCTACTTTGATATTGTAAAGGATAGGACTTCAGAGTTTATAATCGAATCCTATGGTCTTGAAGTAACAGTACATGGTACATCCTTTAATCTTTCCGTACGAGAAGAGGAC